A DNA window from Setaria viridis chromosome 2, Setaria_viridis_v4.0, whole genome shotgun sequence contains the following coding sequences:
- the LOC117843527 gene encoding potassium transporter 18 isoform X2 — translation MVHVKPGNVVVIVSVVILIGLFSMQHFGTDKVSWLFAPIVLVWFILIGILGAVNIYKYDRSVLKAFNPIYVYRYFKRGRTSWASLGGIMLSITGTEALFADLSYFPVQAIQIAFTVVVFPCLLLQYTGQAAYIAQNTHSVPHAFYYSLPASILWPSFIVATAAAIVASQATISMTYSIIKQALALGCFPRVRIIHTSKKYRGQIYSPDINWILLIFCIAVTAGFKNQSQIANAYGTAVIMVMLVTTFLMVPIMLLVWRSHWTLVILFTTLSLIIEIPYFTAVVRKIDQGGWVPLVFAAAFLVIMYVWHYGTLKRYEFEMHSKVSMAWILGLGPSLGLVRVPGVGLVYTELASGVPHIFSHFITNLPAIHSTLVFVCVKYLPVYTVPLDERFLVKRIGPKNFHMFRCVARYGYKDIHKKDDDFEQMLLNSLMLFVRLESMMEEYTDSDEYSTGHELNQAGNANPRINGINNGSNMELSYTSHDSIIQVQSPNHTGNSQLMSSGQTYQTVGDEIAFLNACRDAGVVHILGNTIIRARRDSGFLKKIAINYMYAFLRKICRENSAIFNVPHESLLNVGQVFYV, via the exons ATGGTACATGTGAAACCTGGaa ATGTGGTTGTCATCGTCTCTGTGGTCATATTGATTGGATTATTCAGCATGCAGCACTTTGGCACTGATAAAGTTAGCTGGCTTTTTGCGCCAATAGTGTTAGTTTGGTTCATTCTCATTGGAATACTAGGCGCTGTAAACATCTACAAATACGATCGGTCTGTCCTCAAGGCGTTTAATCCTATTTATGTCTATCGGTACTTCAAGCGAGGGAGGACTAGCTGGGCTTCTTTAGGAGGAATTATGCTCAGCATTACAG GGACAGAAGCACTGTTTGCTGATCTTTCATATTTCCCTGTACAAGCTATTCAG ATTGCTTTTACCGTGGTTGTGTTTCCCTGCCTTCTTTTGCAGTATACTGGCCAAGCTGCCTATATAGCTCAGAATACACACAGTGTCCCCCACGCTTTCTATTATTCCCTTCCAG CTTCTATACTTTGGCCGTCATTCATTGTTGCAACAGCTGCTGCAATAGTTGCTAGTCAAGCCACTATATCGATGACATATTCGATTATCAAGCAAGCACTTGCTCTAGGGTGCTTCCCCAGAGTGAGGATTATCCATACGTCCAAGAAGTATCGAGGCCAGATATACAGTCCTGATATCAATTGGATCCTTTTGATATTCTGCATCGCTGTCACTGCTGGATTTAAAAACCAAAGCCAGATAGCAAATGCATATG GTACTGCTGTGATAATGGTTATGCTTGTGACAACATTTCTCATGGTCCCCATAATGCTGCTGGTGTGGCGCAGCCACTGGACCTTGGTCATTCTTTTCACCACGCTGTCATTGATTATTGAAATTCCATACTTCACTGCTGTGGTGCGGAAGATCGATCAGGGTGGATGGGTTCCTCTTGTGTTTGCCGCTGCCTTCCTCGTCATCATGTATGTATGGCACTACGGTACACTCAAGCGCTACGAATTCGAGATGCACAGCAAGGTGTCCATGGCATGGATCCTAGGCCTTGGTCCAAGCCTTGGTCTTGTCAGGGTGCCCGGTGTCGGCCTGGTGTACACTGAGCTGGCGAGCGGTGTTCCTCACATTTTCTCACACTTCATCACCAACCTCCCGGCCATACACTCCACCCTGGTCTTCGTCTGTGTGAAGTACCTTCCTGTCTACACCGTGCCACTGGATGAAAGGTTCCTTGTGAAGCGAATCGGCCCCAAGAACTTCCACATGTTCCGCTGCGTGGCGCGGTATGGCTACAAGGACATTCACAAGAAGGATGATGACTTCGAGCAGATGCTCTTAAACAGCCTGATGCTCTTTGTCCGGCTGGAGAGTATGATGGAAGAGTACACAGACTCTGATGAGTACAGCACCGGCCATGAGCTGAACCAGGCAGGCAACGCCAACCCAAGAATCAATGGCATCAACAACGGTTCAAACATGGAGCTCAGCTACACATCCCACGACTCCATTATACAGGTGCAGTCCCCAAACCATACTGGGAACAGCCAGTTGATGTCGTCAGGCCAGACGTACCAGACGGTGGGCGACGAGATCGCGTTCCTGAACGCGTGCAGGGACGCTGGGGTGGTGCACATCCTTGGGAACACGATCATCAGGGCTCGCAGGGATTCGGGGTTCCTAAAGAAGATTGCTATCAACTACATGTATGCTTTCCTTAGGAAGATCTGCAGGGAGAACAGTGCCATCTTCAATGTTCCCCATGAGAGCCTACTGAATGTTGGGCAAGTGTTCTATGTGTAA